The genomic DNA AGCGTTCAGCGCAACTTCTTCTTGGACCAGTTCTGGACCGGTCAAATCGCCGGGACGCGCGATTTATGACATCTCCCGCGGCGGAATGCAGCCGGGGGGAACCGGAAAATCGCCAAGTGTGGCTAACTGGTGATAGGATGACCAATCGCCGCGGATGTGTCGCGTAAGGTTACCATCGGCTCGGAATTTGCATTCCGTGACCTTCGCGCTATCATTCCGGATAGAGAATATCGTTCTTTTTTCAGACCTTTACGAATTTCAGGGCGCTCCGCGCGATCGCATCCGCAAGCCGCCCGCCACCCGAGAATAAGGCCAGAGTGCTGCCATGAGTACTGAAGGCCCGGATTCGTCACTCATCGAGCCGCCGCCCCGGCGCTCCAAGGTGATCAAGACCAATCAGCAGCAGGTCTTCCTCTACGTCGTGCTGACCCTGCTGTTGTCGCTCGCCACCGTCTGGGGCGGCCGCGCCATGCTGCACAATTCGGAAACGCTGACCTTTGCCGTCGGCGCTCCCAACAGCGACGAGGCGCTGTTCGCCGCCAAGCTCGCCGCCGTGCTGAAGTCCAACGCCTCGCGCTTCCGGATCAAGATCGTCAACAACGCCGATAACTCCAAGGCGCTCGCACAGTTCGACCGCAAGCAGGCCGACCTCGCGGTCCTGCGCACCGACGCCAAGGTCCCGCTGCGGGCACGCACGCTCGCGATCCTCGAGCACGATCTCGTGCTGCTGCTGGGCCCCGGCAACAAGAAGATCAAATCGATCGCCGAACTGAAGAAGAAGAAGGTCGCCGTTCTCGCCGAGAGCGAATCCTCCCTCGCCTTCGTCCGCAGCATCCTCGACATCCCCGACGGTCCTGATGCCGCGAAGATCCAGATGGCGCCGCAGGGCGCAACGCTCGACAAGCTGTTCGCACCGTCAAACGGCTTCGGCGCGGTCATCGCCATCGTCCATGCCTCCCGGGCGGTGCGCGACAAGGCCTATGAGCAACTCGCCAAGCGCGGCGGCTTCACGCTGAACGCGATCGACGAGGCCAAGGCGCTGGCGCGCAGGCTTCCCGGCATTTCCAGCGAGACGCTGACGGCAGGCACGCTGTCGACCTCGCCGCAAATTCCCGACGACGACCTCGACACGATCGGCCTGGAATGGCTGCTGGTCGCGCAATCCAGGATGTCCCCCACCACGGCGGGCGAACTCGCACGCACCGTTTACGAGAACAAATCCGCACTCGGGCTCGACAACAGCTTTGCCACCAGAATTGAGCCGGCCTCGACCGAGAAGGACGCCTTCGTGATGGCGCACCAGGGGGCGGCCGACTACATCAACGACGACACCAAGTCGTTCATGGATAAGTACAGCGACCTGATGTATCTGGGCGCCGCCGCGCTCAGCGTCATCGGTTCGATCTTCGCCGCGATCTACGCCAAGATCACGCGCATCGCGCCGGAGAAGGCCAGCGAGCTCTCCACCGCCATCCTCGACATCGGCGAGCGGATCGAGCACGCCCACTCTCTGGATCAGCTCGAATGTCTTCAGGACGAGCTCGAAGGCATTTTGCGCGGCGCCGTCATCGGCCTACGAGACGGCACGATCAGCACCGACGGGCTCGACACTTTCAAGCTCGGCTACGAGTTCGTCCGCGACGAGATCGGCATGCGCCGCGACTATCTGAAGCGTCATGCCAACGAGACCGAGAAGCCGCCGCAGGGCGCGGGCCCTGCCCAGCATGACGACAGCAATGTCGTGGTGGTGAAGACCGCCCAGAGCGCCTGAGAAGCGCGGTCGGGCCGCCCACAACTCTCTTGTCTCGAACAGGTTGCGCCGCCCAAGACGTTGCAGCGCTGAACCGGGACCCGGGAGCCGCAGTAT from Bradyrhizobium sp. CCBAU 53351 includes the following:
- a CDS encoding TAXI family TRAP transporter solute-binding subunit → MSTEGPDSSLIEPPPRRSKVIKTNQQQVFLYVVLTLLLSLATVWGGRAMLHNSETLTFAVGAPNSDEALFAAKLAAVLKSNASRFRIKIVNNADNSKALAQFDRKQADLAVLRTDAKVPLRARTLAILEHDLVLLLGPGNKKIKSIAELKKKKVAVLAESESSLAFVRSILDIPDGPDAAKIQMAPQGATLDKLFAPSNGFGAVIAIVHASRAVRDKAYEQLAKRGGFTLNAIDEAKALARRLPGISSETLTAGTLSTSPQIPDDDLDTIGLEWLLVAQSRMSPTTAGELARTVYENKSALGLDNSFATRIEPASTEKDAFVMAHQGAADYINDDTKSFMDKYSDLMYLGAAALSVIGSIFAAIYAKITRIAPEKASELSTAILDIGERIEHAHSLDQLECLQDELEGILRGAVIGLRDGTISTDGLDTFKLGYEFVRDEIGMRRDYLKRHANETEKPPQGAGPAQHDDSNVVVVKTAQSA